The genomic region ACGCCTGCGGGCCGGATCGAGACGCGTCTCGTGATCAACGCCGCCGGGCCCCAGGCGCCCCTGGTCGGGAAAATGGTGGGGCTGGAGCTGCCCGTCGACCCTCGGCGGCGCCACATCTTCGTTACGGACAGCTTCAGCGAGATCAGGCATCCGATGCCGCTCGTGACCGACATCACGTCGGGCTTCTACTGCCGGAGCGAGCAGGGCGCGATCCTGATGAGCCCGGGCGACATCGGAGCGCACACGGAGTACACGGCGAGCGTGGACTGGGGCGTGCTGGAGCAGACGGTGGAGAAGGCGGTGCGCCGCATGCCGGCGCTCGAGCACGCCCAGATCCGCCACGCCTGGGCGGGACTGCGGCCGCTCACGCCCGACGGGCGCGGCATTCTCGACTGGGCGCCGGGCATCGAGGGGCTCTATCTCGCCATCGGCTTCTGTGGCCACGGCTTCCAGCATTCCCCGGCGGCCGGCGAGATGGTCGCGGAGCTCCTGACGACCGGCACGACCAGCCTGGACATCACCGACCTTCGCCTCAGCCGCTTCTAGCCTCCTGACCAGATTGCCCGCCCACCCCGGGTGTGGCAGAGTAGCGCGCCATGAGGCTAACGCTGAGCTGATGCTCTGTCCCCAGTGCTCTCACGAGAACCCCGCCGGCGCGCGATTCTGTAACGGGTGTGGCGGTCGGCTGGAGACGGTCTGCGCCCGGTGCGGGCACGCAAATCCACCAGCAAGCGGCTTTTGTAACGGCTGCGGTCAGCCGCTTGGCGGTGCGGTGGTACCGGCGCGTGCGCCCGACAGCTACACGCCGAAGCACCTCGCCGAGAAGATCCTCACCTCAAAGAGCGCGCTTGAAGGAGAGCGCAAGCAAGTCACCGTACTGTTCGCCGATCTCAAGGGCTCGATGGAACTGCTCGCCGACCGCGATCCCGAGGAGGCGCGAAAGCTCCTCGACCCGGTGCTGGAGCA from Candidatus Methylomirabilota bacterium harbors:
- a CDS encoding FAD-binding oxidoreductase, which gives rise to QFATRVEIEFSLRGIAFFKRFEDEMGVPCDFRQEGYLFILSNDKDVARFRTNVALQQSMGADVRLIASDDAKAIVPGLRVDDTVAAVWGPTDGYASPNDVVQAYAARARAGGVRFFEDTPVTGIELDDARKVSAVVTPAGRIETRLVINAAGPQAPLVGKMVGLELPVDPRRRHIFVTDSFSEIRHPMPLVTDITSGFYCRSEQGAILMSPGDIGAHTEYTASVDWGVLEQTVEKAVRRMPALEHAQIRHAWAGLRPLTPDGRGILDWAPGIEGLYLAIGFCGHGFQHSPAAGEMVAELLTTGTTSLDITDLRLSRF